A stretch of Campylobacter volucris DNA encodes these proteins:
- the msrP gene encoding protein-methionine-sulfoxide reductase catalytic subunit MsrP — protein MNITPENLYNNRRHFLKLGAGALIGTSLIQSKLMALNFTPSENAQNLKISDEKVATNYVNFYEFSTDKKRAVELAKNFNTNGWKIEISGEVEEPMTLTMQDLLSFPLEERIYRFRCVETWSMVVPWVGFELRALIEKCKVKSDAKFVKFTTLFDKDQFADQASFFPTIDYPYVEGLRMDEAIHPLTLMAVGMYKKPLLGQNGAPIRLVVPWKYGFKSIKSIVKIEFVKDQPKSTWELANPREYGFYANVNPEVSHPRWSQANERPLGEFFTKPTLMFNGYGKEVAHLYKDMDLKVNF, from the coding sequence ATGAACATTACCCCTGAAAATTTATACAATAATAGACGCCATTTTTTAAAACTTGGCGCGGGAGCGCTTATTGGAACAAGTTTAATACAATCAAAATTAATGGCTTTAAATTTTACCCCTAGCGAAAATGCACAAAATTTAAAAATAAGCGATGAAAAAGTTGCAACCAATTATGTAAATTTTTATGAATTTTCTACTGATAAAAAAAGAGCAGTTGAGCTTGCTAAAAATTTTAATACCAACGGGTGGAAGATAGAAATAAGCGGAGAAGTAGAAGAACCAATGACTTTAACAATGCAAGATTTATTGTCCTTTCCTTTAGAAGAAAGAATTTATAGATTTCGCTGTGTTGAAACTTGGTCTATGGTGGTGCCTTGGGTTGGCTTTGAACTTAGAGCTTTAATAGAAAAATGTAAAGTAAAAAGTGATGCAAAATTTGTTAAATTCACAACACTTTTTGATAAAGATCAATTTGCAGATCAAGCTTCATTTTTTCCTACTATTGACTATCCTTATGTAGAAGGCTTAAGGATGGACGAAGCTATACACCCTTTAACTTTAATGGCTGTTGGTATGTATAAAAAGCCTTTATTAGGACAAAATGGAGCTCCAATTCGCTTAGTCGTGCCTTGGAAATATGGTTTTAAAAGTATCAAATCTATCGTAAAAATAGAATTTGTTAAAGATCAACCAAAAAGTACTTGGGAACTAGCTAATCCTAGAGAATATGGCTTTTATGCCAATGTAAATCCAGAAGTTTCTCACCCAAGATGGTCTCAAGCAAACGAGCGTCCTTTGGGAGAATTTTTTACTAAACCTACTTTAATGTTTAATGGCTATGGTAAAGAAGTAGCGCATTTATACAAAGATATGGACTTAAAGGTTAATTTTTAA
- a CDS encoding ferric reductase-like transmembrane domain-containing protein, producing the protein MKIKLANLSALVLFILSIAFSIYKLLNEFDIVKAVYFYSGIFALTFFALSLFFSLFKFKITKDFPKFLGFYAFFWTLIHFLNYFIFTKSFNFFVFLKDTFSKNLEFSGFLAFFILVLMFISSFKKFRKISKVRKLGYICFAISSWHYFISAKVPQLPHFTFILIACLFLLFKIFKLLKKRKKVTFFTKSLQAK; encoded by the coding sequence ATGAAAATAAAATTAGCAAATTTAAGTGCTTTAGTTTTATTTATCTTAAGCATTGCTTTTAGTATCTATAAGCTTTTAAATGAATTTGATATAGTTAAGGCTGTATATTTTTATAGTGGTATATTTGCCTTAACTTTTTTTGCTTTGAGTTTATTTTTTTCTTTATTTAAATTTAAAATCACTAAAGATTTTCCCAAATTTTTAGGTTTTTATGCCTTTTTTTGGACACTCATTCATTTTTTAAATTATTTTATCTTTACAAAAAGTTTCAATTTCTTTGTATTTTTAAAAGATACATTTAGTAAAAATTTAGAATTTAGTGGATTTTTAGCATTTTTCATACTTGTTTTAATGTTTATTAGTTCTTTTAAAAAATTCAGAAAAATTAGCAAAGTAAGAAAATTAGGATATATTTGTTTTGCAATTAGTTCGTGGCATTATTTTATATCAGCTAAAGTTCCACAACTACCGCATTTTACTTTTATTTTAATTGCTTGTTTATTTTTATTATTCAAAATATTTAAATTGCTTAAAAAGAGAAAAAAAGTAACCTTTTTTACAAAATCACTTCAAGCAAAATAA
- a CDS encoding NAD(P)/FAD-dependent oxidoreductase: MQRRDFLNGMALTILAGMTPLQVLYGKDAKVEDFTKEYYPPKWLGLRGSNNASYEFAHMLRDGQKFDFSSLKPKQEYDLVVVGAGISGLAAACFYQNKFGKNKKILILDNHDDFGGHARRNEIELDDGTILSYGGSESFQSPKALYSKEVVDLLSSLGVNIDDLAKRFDVNFYPDLNLSRGVYFSKAEFGVDKVVSGNPRKVICDDIPEGKHNGKSIEAFIEDFPLSKKDKKDLIALFKSEKDYLKGMNKEQREEYIAKTSYKDFLQDKVKLSPQAIKFFEGMTDDFLALGIDATSCEDARISFLPGFDKLGLDPIEGEALAEMEEPYIYHCADGNATVARLMVRRLIPEVSSKGKDMDDITLAHFDYSKLDLPKNKVRLRLNSTVINVENIKDGALVTYINKGKSYRVKAKKVVMANYNSMIPYIIPTLPAEQKEALSKNVKTSLLHTKVIVSNWEPFIKLGVHEIYSPKMPYARTKLDYPVDMGGYHHPRDPKKPICIHMVCSPLAFANIQGIDLNGMDARDRARVGRNLLFTMSFDEHEKIIRDQLQGMLGSAGFDHEKDIKAIVVNRWGHCYSYTENSLYDDADEAQKTIELARKPFKNIVIANSDSDWSAYMHSAIDQAYRAINEL, from the coding sequence ATGCAAAGAAGAGATTTTTTAAACGGAATGGCATTAACCATACTTGCTGGTATGACTCCCTTGCAAGTACTTTATGGAAAAGATGCCAAAGTTGAAGATTTCACTAAAGAATACTACCCACCAAAATGGCTTGGATTAAGAGGTAGTAATAACGCAAGTTATGAATTTGCTCATATGTTAAGAGATGGACAAAAATTTGATTTTAGTTCATTAAAGCCAAAACAAGAATATGATTTAGTTGTAGTTGGAGCTGGTATTAGTGGATTAGCAGCTGCCTGTTTTTATCAAAATAAATTTGGCAAAAATAAAAAGATTTTAATCCTTGATAATCATGATGATTTTGGTGGGCATGCTAGAAGAAATGAAATAGAACTTGATGATGGAACAATTTTAAGCTATGGTGGAAGTGAATCATTTCAATCTCCAAAAGCTTTGTATTCTAAAGAAGTAGTTGATTTATTATCTTCTTTGGGAGTAAATATTGATGATCTTGCAAAGCGTTTTGATGTGAATTTTTATCCTGATTTAAATTTAAGCAGAGGGGTGTATTTTTCTAAAGCTGAATTTGGAGTAGATAAAGTAGTAAGTGGTAATCCTAGAAAAGTAATTTGTGATGATATCCCAGAAGGAAAACATAATGGAAAAAGCATAGAAGCTTTCATAGAAGATTTTCCGCTTAGCAAAAAAGATAAAAAAGATTTAATTGCATTATTTAAAAGCGAAAAAGACTATTTAAAAGGTATGAACAAAGAACAAAGGGAAGAATATATTGCTAAAACAAGTTATAAAGACTTTTTACAAGATAAAGTTAAACTTTCTCCTCAAGCTATTAAATTTTTTGAAGGAATGACAGATGATTTTCTAGCTTTAGGTATAGATGCTACTTCATGCGAAGATGCTAGAATTTCTTTCTTGCCAGGATTTGATAAGCTTGGGCTTGATCCTATAGAAGGTGAAGCTTTGGCTGAAATGGAAGAGCCATATATTTATCATTGTGCTGATGGAAATGCCACGGTTGCAAGATTAATGGTAAGAAGATTAATCCCTGAAGTTTCTTCCAAAGGTAAAGATATGGATGATATCACCTTAGCGCATTTTGATTATTCTAAACTTGATTTACCTAAAAATAAAGTAAGATTAAGACTAAATAGCACTGTTATTAATGTAGAAAATATAAAAGATGGAGCTTTAGTAACCTATATCAACAAAGGCAAAAGCTATAGAGTCAAAGCTAAAAAAGTTGTAATGGCAAATTATAACAGCATGATACCTTACATCATCCCTACTTTACCTGCTGAACAAAAAGAAGCTTTAAGTAAAAATGTCAAAACTTCTCTTTTACATACTAAAGTTATCGTTAGCAATTGGGAGCCTTTTATAAAACTTGGTGTTCATGAAATTTACTCTCCGAAAATGCCTTATGCAAGAACCAAACTAGATTATCCAGTAGATATGGGCGGATACCATCACCCAAGAGATCCTAAAAAACCAATTTGTATCCATATGGTATGTTCACCATTAGCATTTGCTAATATACAAGGAATAGATCTAAATGGTATGGATGCAAGAGATAGAGCTAGAGTTGGAAGAAATTTATTATTTACAATGAGTTTTGATGAACATGAAAAAATCATACGCGATCAACTCCAAGGTATGCTAGGCTCAGCAGGATTTGATCATGAAAAAGATATTAAAGCTATTGTTGTAAATCGTTGGGGACATTGTTACTCATATACAGAAAATTCTCTTTATGATGATGCTGATGAAGCACAAAAAACCATAGAACTTGCAAGAAAACCTTTTAAAAATATCGTTATAGCAAATTCAGACTCTGATTGGTCTGCTTATATGCATTCTGCTATTGATCAAGCTTATCGCGCTATTAATGAATTATGA
- a CDS encoding heavy metal translocating P-type ATPase: MIELKLKIAKMTCVNCSNAIEKVCSKIDGVEDVSVSYVNSSGVFLLKDDKSIEKIKEKITTLGFEILEDDQNLKLHKTQELKKLQNNLLLSIALSIIVMYFEMFVQGQISNLIQLVLSFVGIFYCGKSFFAHAIKGLFCKNLDMNTLVSLGALVSFVYSLLVYFDVFNKDGYLYFSSGSMIISFILLGKYLEEKAKLKSLAYHDQLKNIDIKYANVICDDGSIKEISSSFVKKDDVILVKEGESVVADGVVLGGKAEVDVSFLTGEFLPLLKQEGDEILAGSVLINGNLKIKASKKSIESSLEQIKDLVFKAGNIKTPLANLANIISAYFVGFIILLAMGVFCFWYFKEGLNLAFLHACATLLISCPCALGLATPIAIVSALSNGARNFILIKNPAVLENLSDIKLAIFDKTGTLSEDELSVYEHDLNKEDFKKLVQIEKFSSHPIAKALIKNSDIKEDLSGKIEVMVGSGIIYKDKNDEYFIVNESFCNQLNINIAKSKKFLDQFKQTAPTTIYFIKNKVCLGGVCFKNELKPQAKKLIQNLTNKNIKSIILSGDNQESVAKIAKNLNITEFYAALKPEEKFEFIKAKMHKEKVLFVGDGINDAPALNLASASISFSKASDLAKKSGDFILIKDDLMLIDYCFTLAKKTKRIIKLNLFWAFVYNSLCIPIAAGFVPWVSLSPHLAALAMSCSSIAVVLNSLRLRSLKYHNSLIAR, from the coding sequence ATGATTGAATTAAAACTCAAAATAGCTAAAATGACTTGTGTAAATTGCTCTAATGCAATTGAAAAAGTGTGTTCTAAAATCGATGGTGTTGAAGATGTAAGTGTTTCTTATGTGAATTCAAGTGGTGTTTTCTTGTTAAAAGATGATAAAAGTATAGAAAAAATCAAAGAAAAAATTACAACTTTAGGTTTTGAAATTTTAGAAGATGATCAAAATTTGAAATTACACAAAACACAAGAATTAAAAAAACTTCAAAACAATCTTTTGCTTAGCATAGCATTAAGCATTATTGTGATGTATTTTGAAATGTTTGTGCAAGGACAAATTTCTAATTTAATCCAGCTAGTTTTATCTTTTGTTGGAATTTTTTATTGTGGTAAAAGTTTTTTTGCTCATGCCATAAAAGGATTGTTTTGTAAAAATTTAGATATGAATACCTTGGTTTCTTTGGGTGCTTTGGTGTCTTTTGTGTATTCTTTATTGGTTTATTTTGATGTGTTTAATAAGGATGGGTATTTATATTTTAGCAGCGGAAGTATGATTATAAGTTTTATACTTTTAGGCAAATATTTAGAAGAAAAAGCTAAATTAAAATCTTTAGCATATCATGATCAATTAAAAAATATAGATATTAAATACGCTAATGTAATTTGTGATGATGGTAGTATTAAAGAAATTTCTAGTTCTTTTGTGAAAAAGGATGATGTGATTTTAGTTAAAGAAGGAGAGAGTGTTGTTGCTGATGGTGTAGTGCTTGGTGGCAAAGCTGAGGTAGATGTTAGCTTTTTAACGGGTGAATTTTTACCTCTTTTAAAACAAGAAGGAGATGAAATTTTAGCTGGAAGTGTTTTGATAAATGGAAATTTAAAAATCAAAGCGAGTAAAAAGTCCATAGAAAGTTCGCTAGAGCAAATTAAAGATTTAGTTTTTAAAGCAGGTAATATAAAAACTCCTTTAGCAAATTTAGCCAATATCATTTCAGCATATTTTGTGGGTTTTATTATTTTACTTGCTATGGGTGTTTTTTGCTTTTGGTATTTTAAAGAAGGATTAAATTTGGCCTTTTTGCATGCTTGTGCAACACTTTTAATCTCTTGTCCTTGTGCTTTAGGGCTTGCAACGCCTATAGCAATAGTAAGTGCATTATCAAATGGTGCTAGAAATTTTATTTTGATAAAAAATCCAGCAGTTTTAGAAAATTTATCAGACATTAAACTAGCTATTTTTGACAAAACAGGCACTTTAAGCGAAGATGAACTTAGTGTTTATGAGCACGATTTAAACAAAGAAGATTTTAAAAAATTAGTTCAAATTGAAAAATTTAGCTCTCACCCTATAGCCAAAGCTTTGATAAAAAATTCAGATATAAAGGAAGATTTATCAGGCAAAATCGAAGTGATGGTTGGAAGTGGTATTATATATAAAGATAAAAATGATGAATATTTTATAGTTAATGAATCATTTTGTAATCAATTAAATATTAATATCGCTAAAAGTAAAAAATTTTTAGATCAATTTAAACAAACAGCCCCAACGACTATTTATTTTATAAAAAATAAAGTTTGTTTAGGTGGAGTTTGTTTTAAAAATGAGTTAAAACCTCAAGCCAAAAAATTAATACAAAATTTAACCAATAAAAATATAAAAAGTATTATTTTAAGCGGAGATAATCAAGAAAGTGTTGCTAAAATAGCTAAAAATCTTAATATCACTGAATTTTATGCTGCTCTTAAACCAGAGGAAAAATTTGAATTTATTAAAGCAAAAATGCATAAAGAAAAAGTACTTTTTGTCGGAGATGGGATTAATGATGCTCCTGCTTTAAATTTAGCTAGTGCGAGTATAAGTTTTTCTAAAGCGAGTGATTTGGCTAAAAAAAGCGGTGATTTTATTTTAATTAAAGATGATTTGATGTTGATTGATTATTGTTTTACATTGGCTAAAAAAACTAAAAGAATTATAAAATTAAATTTATTCTGGGCTTTTGTTTATAATAGTTTATGCATTCCTATAGCAGCGGGTTTTGTGCCTTGGGTTAGTTTAAGCCCTCATTTAGCAGCTTTAGCAATGAGTTGTAGTTCCATAGCAGTAGTTTTAAACTCCTTAAGATTAAGGAGTTTAAAATATCATAATTCATTAATAGCGCGATAA
- a CDS encoding heavy-metal-associated domain-containing protein: MQIKTKNINCQSCVNLIKVSLEDEYGIMSIDVESKTIDIDLNPDQIQKFKDDLKDLGFEIIEND; this comes from the coding sequence ATGCAAATAAAAACAAAAAATATTAATTGTCAAAGTTGTGTAAATTTAATTAAAGTTTCATTAGAAGATGAATATGGTATTATGAGTATAGATGTAGAAAGTAAAACAATTGATATTGATTTAAATCCTGATCAAATTCAAAAATTTAAAGATGATTTAAAAGATTTAGGTTTTGAAATAATAGAAAATGATTGA
- a CDS encoding DMT family transporter, whose product MKLYLIVIILSAILDIVANLLLKKSESFKHKKWGFGAIFCAILAFFMLSFSLEYVPLSIAYSTWGAVGIIGTCLGGWIFYKEKLNKIGLAGIVVVLIAVVLLNS is encoded by the coding sequence ATGAAATTATATTTAATAGTAATTATTTTATCGGCCATACTTGATATAGTGGCAAATTTGTTGCTAAAAAAATCTGAAAGTTTCAAGCATAAAAAATGGGGATTTGGAGCGATTTTTTGTGCAATTTTAGCTTTTTTTATGCTTTCTTTTAGTTTAGAATATGTTCCATTAAGTATTGCATATTCTACTTGGGGTGCTGTTGGGATTATAGGAACTTGTCTTGGTGGTTGGATTTTTTATAAGGAAAAATTAAATAAAATTGGTTTAGCTGGTATTGTTGTGGTTTTAATCGCAGTGGTGCTTTTAAATTCTTAA
- a CDS encoding DMT family transporter, which produces MMSAKKEVLVAWFFLIGAIVFEVIGTSFLKMENKLFGYFFMALFIAFSYFLMGLAIKKIQIGIAYAVWELLGMILILLVSFVLFEESLTNLQILGIILSIIGIVMINLGEVKEE; this is translated from the coding sequence ATTATGAGTGCAAAAAAAGAAGTTTTGGTTGCATGGTTTTTTTTAATTGGCGCTATTGTTTTTGAAGTTATAGGAACTAGTTTTTTAAAAATGGAAAATAAGCTTTTTGGTTATTTTTTCATGGCTTTATTTATTGCTTTTTCTTATTTTCTTATGGGACTTGCAATTAAAAAAATTCAAATTGGTATTGCTTATGCAGTATGGGAACTTTTAGGGATGATATTAATTCTTTTGGTTTCTTTTGTGTTGTTTGAAGAAAGCTTAACTAATTTGCAAATTTTAGGAATTATTTTATCGATAATTGGAATTGTGATGATTAATTTAGGCGAGGTAAAAGAAGAATGA
- a CDS encoding YebC/PmpR family DNA-binding transcriptional regulator: MGRAFEYRRASKEARWDKMSKLFPKLAKAIQVAAKEGGIDPDMNPKLRSAIATAKANNMPKDNIDAAIKRASGKDSADIKNIHYEGKAAHGALIIVECMSDNPTRTVANVKAIFSKNGGEILQNGSLTFMFSHKAVFHLEKIDTDLEELELDLIDAGLEELEQNEEELLIIGDYTAFGELSNAIEKKGLVLKKAGLEYIANNPVSFNEEQLNDIEKLLDKLEDDDDVQAVYTNIE; encoded by the coding sequence ATGGGAAGAGCGTTTGAATACCGCAGAGCCTCAAAAGAAGCAAGATGGGATAAAATGAGCAAACTTTTTCCAAAACTTGCTAAAGCCATACAAGTAGCCGCTAAAGAAGGTGGAATCGATCCTGATATGAATCCAAAACTAAGAAGTGCCATAGCTACAGCCAAAGCTAATAATATGCCAAAAGATAATATCGATGCAGCTATAAAAAGAGCAAGTGGTAAAGATAGTGCTGATATTAAAAACATACATTATGAAGGAAAAGCAGCACATGGAGCTTTGATTATAGTTGAATGTATGAGTGATAATCCTACTCGCACAGTAGCAAATGTAAAAGCTATTTTTAGTAAAAATGGCGGAGAAATTTTACAAAATGGTTCTTTAACATTTATGTTTTCGCATAAAGCTGTGTTTCATCTTGAAAAAATTGATACAGATTTAGAAGAACTTGAATTAGATTTAATCGATGCTGGGCTTGAAGAATTAGAGCAAAATGAAGAAGAATTGTTAATCATAGGAGACTATACTGCTTTTGGTGAACTTAGCAATGCTATAGAAAAAAAAGGTTTAGTACTTAAAAAAGCAGGACTTGAATATATCGCAAATAATCCTGTAAGCTTTAATGAAGAACAATTAAACGATATAGAAAAATTACTTGATAAATTAGAAGATGATGATGATGTTCAAGCAGTTTATACAAATATAGAATAG
- a CDS encoding peptidyl-prolyl cis-trans isomerase B gives MLKKIDTKNAKKYNFAIISTDKGDMTLKLFPNEAPQTVCNFANLANDGFYDDLIFHRVIADFVIQGGCPHGIGSGGPGYEIECECDDQKHKHLRGTLSMAHAGKDTGGSQFFICHSPQPHLDGVHTIFGQIDENDKESLEVLDSIRENDKIKTIKILEKLEEK, from the coding sequence ATGCTTAAAAAAATCGACACTAAAAATGCTAAAAAATACAATTTTGCCATTATTAGCACTGACAAAGGTGATATGACTTTAAAATTATTTCCTAACGAAGCTCCACAAACCGTGTGTAATTTTGCAAATTTAGCAAATGATGGTTTTTACGATGATTTGATTTTTCATCGCGTGATTGCAGATTTTGTTATACAAGGGGGTTGTCCTCATGGTATAGGCTCAGGTGGACCTGGATATGAAATAGAATGTGAATGCGATGATCAAAAACACAAACACTTAAGAGGGACTTTATCTATGGCTCATGCTGGTAAAGATACAGGTGGATCGCAATTTTTCATTTGTCATAGCCCTCAACCTCATTTAGATGGAGTTCATACTATCTTTGGACAAATTGATGAAAATGACAAAGAAAGCTTAGAAGTTTTAGATAGTATCAGAGAAAATGATAAAATCAAAACTATAAAAATTTTAGAAAAACTCGAAGAAAAATAA
- a CDS encoding DedA family protein: MLGEIVDFLLTLAKDWGYLGIIFLMLVESSFFPFPSEVVMIPAGYLAHQNELNFWICLFCGTFGALLGALFNYYLCYFLGRNVVLKICKYFGINEEKFHKFEVFFNKHGEISTFTGRLIPGLRQYISLPAGLARMNLNKFIFYTSLGTGIWCLILLILGYILGKNEDLIKQYLHLVIIACLIFVVIMVAIYIFFQKRKQTN; this comes from the coding sequence ATGCTTGGAGAAATTGTAGATTTTTTACTTACACTAGCAAAAGATTGGGGTTATCTAGGCATTATTTTTTTAATGCTTGTTGAAAGTTCTTTTTTTCCATTCCCTAGCGAAGTGGTTATGATTCCTGCGGGTTATTTAGCTCATCAAAATGAATTAAACTTTTGGATTTGCCTTTTTTGTGGAACATTTGGAGCACTTTTAGGAGCTTTATTTAATTATTATCTTTGTTATTTTTTAGGACGCAATGTGGTTTTAAAAATATGTAAATATTTTGGCATAAACGAAGAAAAGTTTCATAAATTTGAAGTATTTTTTAATAAACATGGAGAAATTTCAACCTTTACAGGCAGATTAATCCCTGGTTTACGCCAATACATTTCATTACCTGCTGGACTTGCAAGAATGAATTTGAATAAATTTATTTTTTACACAAGCTTAGGCACTGGAATTTGGTGTTTAATTTTGCTTATACTAGGATATATTTTAGGAAAAAATGAAGACTTGATAAAACAATATTTACATTTAGTAATTATAGCTTGTCTAATTTTTGTTGTTATTATGGTAGCAATTTATATATTTTTTCAAAAAAGAAAGCAAACTAATTAA
- a CDS encoding threonine/serine ThrE exporter family protein: protein MYKPNIQELTNFLISYITVFLGAGTYTARVAKCVDRIARAYGYEINMNFFFHHTAINIYDKENNSNQRTFIIPNNYKHINFKIILELSALSWQIYDHKYNLTQAKKSFEKIIQTKENPILLNLFLISSANAAFCKLFGGDLYGCVFVFIATLIGLSLKFILTKIKIDLRIQYIICSFVSSLIVFVGVDLNLIKDPNVALGSSILYLIPGVYFINSIVDILKDHILMGLSRIISVAILICCIAIGIYTTLSINNFGILQ, encoded by the coding sequence ATGTATAAACCAAATATCCAAGAATTAACCAATTTTTTAATTTCTTATATAACTGTGTTTTTAGGAGCTGGAACTTATACAGCAAGAGTTGCAAAATGTGTAGATAGGATAGCTCGTGCTTATGGATATGAAATCAATATGAATTTTTTCTTTCACCATACTGCAATTAATATTTATGATAAAGAAAACAACTCTAATCAAAGAACTTTTATCATTCCTAATAATTACAAACATATAAATTTTAAAATCATTTTAGAATTAAGTGCTTTAAGTTGGCAAATTTATGATCATAAATACAATTTAACACAAGCAAAAAAATCATTTGAAAAAATAATCCAAACAAAAGAAAATCCTATACTTTTAAATCTGTTTTTAATTTCTAGCGCTAATGCTGCATTTTGCAAACTTTTTGGTGGGGATTTGTATGGATGTGTTTTTGTATTTATCGCAACATTAATAGGATTGAGTTTAAAATTTATACTTACTAAAATAAAAATAGATTTAAGAATTCAATACATCATATGTTCATTTGTTTCATCTTTGATAGTATTTGTAGGAGTTGATTTAAATCTTATAAAAGATCCCAATGTAGCACTTGGATCAAGCATTTTATATCTTATACCTGGAGTTTATTTTATTAATTCAATTGTAGATATTTTAAAAGATCATATTTTAATGGGACTTAGTCGTATTATTAGCGTTGCTATTTTAATTTGCTGCATAGCTATTGGAATTTACACAACTTTAAGCATTAATAATTTTGGAATTTTACAATGA
- a CDS encoding threonine/serine exporter family protein — translation MIDYSSILWDMFFAALTGFGFAYACNPPLKTLFLSALLAALAHSLRFTLINYFNFQTLAIATFIASFTIGCIGLILAKIFKTPAEIIAFPALIPMIPGIYAYKAILYLISFIRSDDTIIKTEALIQFFDYFFTTLSVTLALATGVSVTLLLFFEQSFMMTRNIKKHD, via the coding sequence ATGATTGATTATAGCTCTATACTTTGGGATATGTTTTTTGCAGCACTTACAGGATTTGGTTTTGCATATGCTTGTAATCCTCCGCTTAAAACACTTTTTTTATCTGCCTTATTGGCTGCGCTTGCTCATAGTTTGCGTTTTACCCTGATAAATTATTTTAATTTTCAAACTCTTGCCATAGCAACATTTATTGCCTCATTTACCATAGGATGTATAGGTTTAATTTTGGCAAAAATTTTTAAAACACCTGCAGAAATTATAGCCTTTCCAGCTCTTATACCTATGATACCTGGAATTTATGCTTATAAGGCAATTTTATATCTTATAAGTTTTATAAGATCAGATGATACCATCATTAAAACAGAAGCACTTATACAATTTTTTGATTATTTTTTTACTACTCTTTCAGTTACATTAGCTTTAGCCACAGGAGTAAGCGTGACTTTGCTTTTATTTTTCGAGCAAAGCTTTATGATGACAAGAAATATTAAAAAACACGATTAA